A single genomic interval of Bradyrhizobium sp. AZCC 1693 harbors:
- a CDS encoding ABC transporter permease gives MSRLTLLFWQLMVAVVALSLWQFLATVPVFGRILLPPFFFSNPVDVGSQIVKWFSSGVIWKHLMITLWESVLAFVIGSVGGVLVGFWFARQPRVAAVFDPYVKMVNALPRVVLAPIFTLWLGLGIWSKVALGVTLVFFIVFFNVYQGVKEVSQTVLDNGRMLGMSERQLTRHVYWPSALSWMFSSLHTSVGFAVVGAVVGEYLGSAAGLGYLIQQAEGVFDVAAVFAGMFVLSAFVILIDMGVTLVERQLLVWRPTAAEGRG, from the coding sequence ATGTCGCGCCTGACACTGCTGTTCTGGCAATTGATGGTGGCCGTGGTCGCACTCTCGCTGTGGCAGTTCCTCGCCACCGTGCCGGTGTTCGGCCGCATCCTGCTGCCGCCATTCTTCTTCTCCAACCCGGTCGATGTCGGCAGCCAGATCGTCAAATGGTTTTCGTCCGGCGTGATCTGGAAGCATCTGATGATTACGCTGTGGGAGTCGGTGCTGGCTTTCGTGATCGGCTCGGTCGGCGGCGTGCTGGTCGGCTTCTGGTTCGCGCGCCAGCCGCGCGTCGCCGCGGTGTTCGATCCCTACGTCAAGATGGTCAACGCGCTGCCGCGCGTGGTGCTGGCGCCGATCTTCACGCTGTGGCTCGGCCTCGGCATCTGGTCCAAGGTCGCGCTCGGCGTGACGCTGGTGTTCTTCATCGTGTTCTTCAACGTCTATCAGGGCGTCAAGGAGGTCAGCCAAACCGTGCTGGACAACGGCCGCATGCTCGGCATGAGCGAGCGGCAATTGACGCGACATGTGTACTGGCCGTCGGCGCTGTCGTGGATGTTTTCCTCGCTGCACACCTCGGTCGGCTTCGCCGTGGTCGGTGCTGTGGTCGGCGAATATCTGGGATCGGCGGCCGGTCTCGGCTACCTGATCCAGCAGGCCGAAGGCGTGTTCGATGTCGCCGCCGTGTTCGCCGGCATGTTCGTACTATCGGCCTTCGTCATCCTGATCGACATGGGCGTGACGCTGGTGGAGCGGCAGCTTTTGGTCTGGCGGCCGACGGCGGCGGAGGGGCGGGGGTAG
- a CDS encoding OsmC family protein translates to MATGKTYKSFQYRNNLIWDTARRGRTSAPDKPDIEIGSPPEFKGEAGVWAPEEMLVAALNACMMLTFVSFAQSKRLAFVAYESAAEGLLANVDGKYRIVEVNVRPIVVLSSEADIAAARTIMAEVKANCFISNSITADVKLDPQFRMASDIVT, encoded by the coding sequence GTGGCAACGGGAAAAACATACAAGTCCTTTCAGTACAGGAACAACCTGATCTGGGACACCGCTCGCCGCGGCCGGACGTCCGCACCTGACAAACCCGACATCGAGATCGGCAGTCCTCCTGAATTCAAGGGAGAGGCCGGCGTCTGGGCTCCCGAAGAAATGTTGGTCGCCGCGCTGAATGCCTGCATGATGCTGACGTTTGTATCGTTCGCCCAAAGCAAGAGGCTGGCGTTTGTGGCCTATGAAAGTGCCGCCGAAGGCTTGCTGGCAAACGTCGACGGCAAGTATCGGATTGTCGAAGTCAACGTTCGGCCAATCGTGGTCTTGAGCAGCGAGGCCGATATCGCGGCCGCCCGAACGATCATGGCCGAGGTGAAGGCAAACTGCTTCATTTCCAACTCGATTACCGCTGACGTGAAATTGGATCCGCAATTTCGAATGGCATCCGATATCGTGACCTAA
- a CDS encoding cupin domain-containing protein: MNRLAITLSLAAAFAAGCSVTHLLRPAIAAENITAQVIHTGELEGDALGMASGTGMRSKLFVAADGMTISIQDGNVGKHMHPSTNEIQYILDGTGTIWLGDKEVRVKPGDLVVIPKGTAHGGTKPDGRTLKAIAIKTPPQAPDDTKMLN; encoded by the coding sequence ATGAATCGCCTGGCCATCACGCTGTCGCTCGCCGCCGCTTTCGCCGCCGGTTGCAGCGTCACCCACCTGCTCCGTCCGGCGATCGCCGCCGAGAACATCACCGCGCAGGTCATCCACACCGGCGAACTCGAGGGCGACGCACTCGGCATGGCTTCGGGCACCGGAATGCGCTCAAAACTGTTCGTGGCCGCCGACGGCATGACGATCTCGATCCAGGACGGCAATGTCGGCAAGCACATGCATCCCAGCACCAACGAGATCCAGTACATCCTCGACGGCACCGGCACGATCTGGCTGGGCGACAAGGAAGTGCGGGTGAAGCCGGGCGATCTCGTCGTGATCCCGAAGGGCACCGCGCATGGCGGCACCAAGCCGGACGGCCGCACCCTCAAGGCCATCGCCATCAAGACGCCGCCGCAGGCGCCCGACGATACCAAGATGCTGAATTGA
- a CDS encoding ABC transporter substrate-binding protein → MKKLFGRLAASLLALVLTTGFAAAQSKVTVAIGGGSCLCYLPTVLAKQLGEYEKAGLAVELVDLKGGSDALKAVLGGSADVVSGYFDHCVNLAAKKQELQSFVIYDRYPGLVLVVSPAHTNEIKSIKDLAGKKVGVSAPGSSTDFFLKYLLKKNGLDPTSAAVIGVGLGATAVAAMQQGQIDAAVMLDPSVTVLQGSHPDLKILADTRTEKDTLAVFGGEYPGGALYTTTAWIKSHEKEVQALTTAIVNTLTWIHAHSPEEIMAKMPDEIVGKNKELYLAALKNTIPMYSLTGKMDPKGADAVLAVFSEGSPEVAKANIDVTKTWTNKYVEQVKKTTGTSAK, encoded by the coding sequence ATGAAGAAACTGTTCGGCCGGCTGGCCGCTTCGCTGCTGGCGCTGGTGCTGACGACGGGATTTGCCGCAGCGCAAAGCAAGGTCACCGTCGCGATCGGCGGCGGCTCCTGCCTGTGCTACCTGCCGACCGTGCTGGCCAAGCAACTCGGCGAATATGAAAAAGCCGGACTGGCCGTCGAACTGGTCGACCTCAAGGGCGGCTCGGATGCGCTGAAAGCCGTGCTCGGCGGCAGCGCCGACGTGGTGTCGGGCTATTTCGACCACTGCGTCAATCTGGCCGCCAAGAAGCAGGAATTGCAGTCCTTCGTGATCTACGACCGCTATCCCGGTCTGGTGCTTGTCGTGTCGCCCGCGCACACCAATGAGATCAAATCGATCAAGGATCTGGCCGGCAAGAAGGTCGGCGTCAGCGCGCCGGGCTCCTCGACCGATTTCTTCCTGAAGTATCTGCTGAAGAAGAACGGGCTCGATCCCACCAGCGCCGCTGTCATCGGCGTCGGCCTGGGGGCCACCGCCGTAGCGGCGATGCAGCAGGGACAGATCGACGCAGCGGTGATGCTCGATCCCTCCGTCACCGTTTTGCAGGGCAGCCATCCCGATCTGAAGATACTGGCCGACACCCGCACCGAGAAGGACACGCTCGCCGTGTTCGGCGGGGAATATCCCGGCGGCGCGCTCTATACGACCACGGCGTGGATCAAGTCGCACGAGAAGGAAGTGCAGGCGCTGACCACGGCGATCGTCAACACGCTCACCTGGATTCACGCGCATTCGCCGGAAGAGATCATGGCGAAGATGCCCGACGAAATCGTCGGCAAGAACAAGGAGCTTTATCTGGCGGCGCTGAAGAACACGATCCCGATGTATTCGCTGACCGGCAAGATGGATCCCAAGGGCGCGGACGCGGTGCTCGCGGTGTTCAGCGAGGGCTCGCCCGAAGTCGCCAAGGCCAATATCGACGTGACCAAGACCTGGACCAACAAATATGTCGAGCAGGTCAAGAAGACCACCGGCACGAGCGCGAAATAA
- a CDS encoding NUDIX hydrolase yields MSDTKPLVIHRVSALDLVVEAWTWPFAETRRAEIAAHFTDKQREKPALWNGRVLLGRNPVFAGDRLSASYFETDFASFLAWRDWGFPDASVFNGFGMGALCCADGAFVLGEMGQHTSNAGRIYFPSGTPDLDDIRDGTVDISGSVTRELEEETGLAPGEYASEPHWHCVYTGPALAMIRMLRVDMPGDVVRDRIERNLAAQRQPELSAIHLVRGARDLNSAMPRFVTAFIEAQLASQP; encoded by the coding sequence ATGAGTGACACGAAACCTTTGGTCATTCATCGCGTCAGCGCGCTCGACCTCGTTGTCGAAGCGTGGACGTGGCCGTTTGCCGAAACGCGGCGCGCCGAGATAGCGGCGCATTTCACCGACAAGCAGCGCGAAAAGCCCGCCCTGTGGAACGGCCGCGTCCTGCTCGGGCGCAATCCGGTGTTCGCCGGCGACCGCCTCAGCGCCAGCTATTTCGAAACCGATTTCGCAAGCTTCCTGGCCTGGCGCGACTGGGGCTTTCCCGACGCTTCCGTGTTCAACGGCTTCGGCATGGGCGCGCTCTGTTGCGCCGACGGCGCCTTCGTGCTCGGCGAGATGGGCCAGCACACGTCGAACGCCGGGCGCATTTATTTCCCGTCGGGCACGCCCGACCTCGACGACATCAGGGACGGCACGGTCGACATATCCGGCAGCGTCACGCGCGAGCTCGAGGAAGAAACCGGCCTTGCACCCGGCGAATACGCGAGCGAGCCGCATTGGCACTGCGTCTACACCGGACCAGCATTGGCGATGATCCGCATGCTGCGGGTCGATATGCCTGGTGACGTCGTGCGCGACCGGATCGAGCGAAATCTCGCCGCGCAGCGTCAGCCGGAATTATCCGCTATCCACCTCGTGCGCGGCGCCCGCGATCTCAATTCGGCAATGCCGCGTTTTGTCACGGCGTTCATCGAGGCGCAGCTCGCTTCCCAACCCTGA
- a CDS encoding ABC transporter substrate-binding protein: protein MPGRKAARLLVGLSAAIAVLGMAVSAEAQEKKIKIGVIYDLTGPLAGGGSELQYIGAKIMLDQYAKTGVEGYKVEAVYADAQSKPDVAINEAVRLIEQEKVNMLLGFFSSAQCVPVAARVEQLKNFMWITTCISSAVLADKNFKYVFRPQASGDQFGLMTMDFIAQNSKEKLGKEPKDLRVAIIHEDGAYGVDVSKGNEAGAKKAGFNIVMKEGYSATAPDLSALVTKLKRARPDVIFHTGYNPDITLFGRQAREQGLKFAALVGHGAGYGVYEKLKEGLGADVNYVFNTDPISIWLANQKSMDPKLPPVIKMVGEEFDKAKPGVAIRSAHVGMAASNTYVFLTEVLPRAIKKYGGVDPDALRKAALEVDIPEGGTMLGFGVKFHGEGSQMAGQNERSFPVVIQYVDDKSYVVWPKSQAQREAVLPLPKGTTFSNQ from the coding sequence ATGCCGGGGCGCAAAGCTGCACGCCTGCTCGTTGGGCTGTCCGCCGCAATCGCGGTGCTGGGGATGGCGGTTTCCGCCGAGGCTCAGGAAAAGAAAATCAAGATCGGCGTGATTTATGACCTGACCGGTCCGCTCGCGGGCGGCGGTTCCGAGCTGCAATATATCGGCGCCAAGATCATGCTCGACCAGTACGCCAAGACCGGCGTCGAGGGCTACAAGGTCGAAGCGGTCTACGCCGACGCCCAGAGCAAGCCCGATGTTGCGATTAACGAGGCGGTGCGGCTGATCGAGCAGGAAAAGGTCAACATGCTGCTTGGCTTCTTCTCGTCGGCGCAATGCGTGCCGGTGGCCGCGCGCGTCGAGCAACTCAAGAATTTCATGTGGATCACCACCTGCATTTCTTCCGCGGTGCTCGCCGACAAGAACTTCAAATACGTGTTCCGTCCGCAGGCCTCGGGCGACCAGTTCGGCCTGATGACGATGGATTTCATCGCGCAAAACTCCAAGGAGAAGCTCGGCAAGGAGCCAAAGGATCTGCGCGTCGCCATCATCCACGAGGACGGCGCCTATGGCGTCGACGTGTCGAAGGGCAACGAGGCCGGCGCCAAGAAGGCCGGCTTCAACATCGTGATGAAGGAAGGCTATTCCGCCACCGCGCCCGATCTTTCGGCGCTGGTGACAAAACTGAAGCGCGCGCGGCCCGATGTGATCTTCCACACCGGCTACAACCCCGACATCACTTTGTTCGGGCGCCAGGCGCGCGAGCAGGGCCTGAAATTCGCGGCGCTCGTCGGCCACGGCGCGGGCTATGGCGTGTACGAGAAGCTGAAGGAAGGGCTCGGGGCCGACGTCAACTACGTCTTCAACACCGATCCGATCTCGATCTGGCTCGCCAATCAGAAATCGATGGATCCGAAATTGCCGCCTGTCATCAAGATGGTCGGCGAGGAATTCGACAAGGCCAAGCCCGGCGTTGCGATCCGTTCCGCGCATGTCGGCATGGCGGCGTCGAACACCTACGTCTTCCTCACCGAAGTGCTGCCGCGCGCGATCAAGAAGTATGGCGGCGTCGATCCCGATGCGCTGCGCAAGGCGGCGCTGGAGGTCGACATTCCCGAGGGCGGCACGATGCTCGGTTTCGGCGTCAAGTTCCACGGCGAGGGCAGCCAGATGGCCGGCCAGAACGAGCGCTCGTTCCCGGTGGTCATCCAGTATGTCGACGACAAGTCGTACGTGGTGTGGCCGAAGAGCCAGGCGCAGCGCGAGGCGGTGCTGCCGCTGCCGAAGGGAACCACGTTCAGCAACCAGTAA
- a CDS encoding ABC transporter ATP-binding protein, with protein MLTVEGLVKRFGGFTAVNNVSFRVEQGEILGLIGPNGSGKSTIFNMLSGTLMPTAGSIVFDGAEIAGAAPHRIINSGIGRTFQIPRPFHRLSMFENVALAGYYGQGRHSRAKADEAAERALAMVGLSTDRHASVDGLGAAGLKKLELAKALATGPKLLLADESLGGLDEHEMDQAADMLRKIRDELGITIIWVEHIMGVLMRVVDRVMVLDHGEKISEGLPSAVAGDPRVIEVYLGTDADSSQAAAAEARRKAGV; from the coding sequence GTGCTGACTGTAGAAGGGTTGGTGAAGCGTTTCGGCGGCTTCACCGCTGTTAACAACGTGTCGTTCCGGGTGGAGCAGGGCGAGATTCTCGGCCTGATCGGCCCGAACGGCTCCGGCAAGAGCACGATCTTCAACATGCTGTCGGGCACGCTGATGCCGACGGCAGGATCGATCGTGTTTGATGGCGCGGAGATCGCGGGCGCCGCCCCGCACCGTATCATCAACAGCGGCATCGGCCGCACCTTCCAGATCCCGCGGCCGTTTCACCGGCTCAGCATGTTCGAGAACGTGGCGCTGGCAGGCTACTACGGCCAGGGCCGCCACAGCCGCGCCAAAGCCGATGAGGCCGCCGAACGCGCGCTTGCCATGGTCGGGCTCTCGACCGATCGCCACGCCAGCGTCGATGGCCTGGGCGCCGCCGGGTTGAAGAAGCTCGAACTGGCAAAGGCGCTCGCCACGGGACCAAAACTTCTGCTCGCCGACGAAAGCCTCGGCGGACTCGACGAGCACGAGATGGATCAGGCCGCCGACATGCTGCGCAAGATCCGCGACGAGCTCGGCATCACCATCATCTGGGTCGAGCACATCATGGGCGTGTTGATGCGGGTGGTCGACCGCGTGATGGTGCTCGATCACGGCGAGAAGATTTCGGAAGGTTTGCCGAGCGCGGTGGCCGGCGATCCCAGGGTGATCGAGGTCTATCTCGGGACCGACGCGGATTCGAGCCAGGCTGCGGCGGCGGAAGCGCGCCGCAAGGCGGGGGTCTGA
- a CDS encoding ABC transporter ATP-binding protein, with protein sequence MLELKSLDAGYGTFQALFGVNLEVKAGEAVGVIGPNGAGKTTLMRVISGLIRPTKGAISMEGRDVLATPAHRIVDLGIAHVPENRRLFPRLTVDDNLKMGAYMPGARAKYAQRLEFVFDLFPRMRERRSQMAGTMSGGEQQMCAIGRALMSDPKLLLLDEPSAGLAPVVVQQVFELVKRIRASGLTVLIVEQNVQQVLKVVDRAYLLEAGTIRASGTSEEMMSTDTIKQAYLGV encoded by the coding sequence ATGCTCGAACTGAAATCGCTCGACGCGGGTTACGGCACCTTCCAGGCATTGTTCGGCGTCAATCTCGAGGTCAAGGCGGGCGAGGCGGTCGGCGTGATCGGTCCCAACGGCGCCGGCAAGACCACGCTGATGCGCGTGATCTCCGGCCTGATCCGTCCCACCAAAGGCGCGATCTCGATGGAAGGCCGCGACGTGCTGGCGACACCGGCGCATCGCATCGTCGATCTCGGCATTGCGCATGTGCCGGAAAACCGCCGGCTGTTTCCGCGGCTCACCGTCGACGATAATCTGAAGATGGGCGCCTATATGCCGGGCGCGCGCGCCAAATATGCGCAGCGTCTGGAATTCGTGTTCGATCTGTTTCCGCGCATGAGGGAACGGCGCAGCCAGATGGCCGGCACCATGTCGGGCGGCGAGCAGCAGATGTGTGCGATCGGCCGCGCGCTGATGTCGGACCCGAAATTGCTTTTGCTTGACGAGCCGTCGGCAGGGCTGGCGCCGGTCGTGGTGCAGCAGGTGTTCGAACTGGTCAAACGTATCCGCGCCAGCGGGCTTACGGTTCTGATCGTCGAGCAGAACGTGCAGCAGGTGCTGAAGGTGGTCGACCGCGCCTATCTGTTGGAGGCCGGCACCATCCGCGCGTCGGGCACGTCGGAAGAGATGATGTCGACCGACACGATCAAGCAAGCCTATCTCGGGGTCTAG
- a CDS encoding branched-chain amino acid ABC transporter permease: MQAFLDIFDIYLLEAVVNGILLGGVLALLALGLNLIFGVIDVTWICYAELVMIGMYGMYYMVQVFGLPYWVAAPFAILLVAALGAALHYIVIAPLLTAPPINQLLATGGVLFILQSFATVAFGIDFRNLGIRLPVLAIGEMHFSYSRLLAFAAALVGMLAVYFFMKRTYTGTAIRAISQDRQIMSLMGVDTKRIYLITSALGGALAGLAACLLVLQYDVHPFVGLSFGPITFLICVLGGLGNFVGGFIAAFVFAEIISLGGLFSDLEWGYVLAFAFFIVMMFIRPAGLFARRS, from the coding sequence ATGCAGGCGTTTCTCGATATCTTCGACATCTATCTGCTGGAAGCCGTGGTCAACGGCATCCTGCTCGGCGGCGTGCTCGCGCTGTTGGCGCTCGGGCTCAATCTGATCTTCGGCGTCATCGACGTGACCTGGATCTGCTACGCCGAGCTGGTCATGATCGGCATGTACGGCATGTATTACATGGTCCAGGTATTCGGCCTGCCGTACTGGGTTGCCGCGCCGTTTGCGATCCTGCTGGTCGCGGCCCTTGGCGCTGCGCTGCACTATATCGTGATCGCGCCGCTGCTCACCGCGCCGCCGATCAACCAGTTGCTCGCGACCGGCGGCGTGCTGTTCATCCTGCAGAGTTTCGCCACCGTCGCCTTCGGCATCGATTTCCGCAATCTCGGCATCCGCCTGCCGGTGCTGGCGATCGGCGAGATGCATTTCAGCTATTCGCGGCTGCTCGCCTTCGCCGCCGCCTTGGTCGGCATGCTGGCGGTCTATTTCTTCATGAAGCGCACCTATACCGGCACCGCGATCCGCGCCATCTCGCAGGACCGCCAGATCATGTCGCTGATGGGCGTCGATACCAAGCGCATCTATCTCATCACCTCGGCGCTTGGCGGCGCGCTCGCCGGCCTCGCCGCCTGCCTCTTGGTGCTGCAATATGACGTGCATCCCTTTGTCGGGCTGTCGTTCGGGCCGATCACCTTCCTGATCTGCGTGCTCGGCGGCCTCGGCAATTTCGTCGGCGGCTTCATCGCGGCGTTCGTGTTCGCCGAGATCATTTCGCTGGGCGGGCTTTTCTCCGACCTCGAATGGGGTTACGTGCTGGCGTTCGCCTTCTTCATCGTCATGATGTTCATCCGGCCCGCGGGCCTTTTTGCGAGGCGCTCGTGA
- a CDS encoding branched-chain amino acid ABC transporter permease, whose protein sequence is MNPRHAAWAVGLAALIALPFVYREPYHLHILVLILIWSFAYTAWSIMGRFGLVSLGHGGFMGVGAYVTALLWNHLDVSPWIGIPISMVAAGILALIVAYPCFRFRITGHYFVLVTLALSGIVLQVITATRDYTGGSLGYTPNRARSGSGLMALQFDDKTTWYLIALGVWVLGLLVWRWVDRSMSRYAMEAISEDEDAAAAAGVNVTAEKLKITLISALMTALAGALYCQYQMFISPDTVSGIAVSLQMVFAVIVGGLYVSLGPTVGAIITILLAEILRIGFGTKAVGWDNLVYGVLLVIFIIFLPKGILGSVLDRLKTQPKKT, encoded by the coding sequence GTGAATCCCCGTCATGCCGCCTGGGCTGTTGGCCTCGCCGCGCTGATCGCGCTGCCCTTCGTCTATCGCGAGCCCTATCACCTGCACATCCTGGTGCTGATCCTGATCTGGTCGTTCGCTTACACCGCGTGGTCGATCATGGGCCGCTTCGGGCTGGTGTCGCTCGGCCATGGCGGCTTCATGGGCGTCGGCGCCTATGTCACCGCGCTATTGTGGAACCATCTCGACGTCTCGCCGTGGATCGGAATTCCCATCAGCATGGTGGCGGCGGGGATACTGGCGCTCATCGTCGCCTATCCCTGTTTTCGTTTCCGCATCACCGGGCATTATTTCGTGCTGGTGACGCTGGCATTATCAGGCATCGTGCTGCAGGTCATTACCGCGACGCGCGACTACACCGGCGGCTCGCTCGGCTACACGCCGAACCGCGCCCGCAGCGGAAGCGGCCTGATGGCGCTGCAGTTCGACGACAAGACCACGTGGTACCTGATCGCGCTCGGCGTCTGGGTGCTGGGGCTATTGGTCTGGCGCTGGGTCGATCGCAGCATGAGCCGCTACGCCATGGAGGCGATCTCGGAGGACGAGGACGCAGCCGCCGCGGCCGGCGTCAACGTCACCGCCGAAAAGCTCAAGATCACGCTGATCTCGGCGCTGATGACGGCGCTCGCCGGCGCGCTGTACTGCCAGTACCAGATGTTCATCTCACCCGACACGGTGAGCGGCATCGCGGTGTCGCTGCAGATGGTGTTTGCCGTCATCGTCGGCGGCCTCTACGTCTCGCTTGGGCCGACGGTGGGCGCCATCATCACCATCCTGCTCGCGGAAATCCTGCGCATCGGCTTCGGCACCAAGGCGGTCGGGTGGGACAATCTCGTCTACGGTGTGCTGCTGGTCATCTTCATCATATTCCTTCCCAAGGGCATTCTTGGTAGCGTTCTCGACCGACTGAAGACGCAACCCAAGAAGACGTGA
- a CDS encoding polyphosphate kinase 2 family protein encodes MSKKSSQPLADELKPHVAPFRYDGSGEFHLKSHKTNERGGLDKDKATKIIEANRERLNDFQEKLYAQDRWSLLLIFQGMDAAGKDSAIKSVFEGVNPQGCEVTAFKQPSTKELDHDFLWRSMIALPERGRIGIFNRSHYEECLVVRVHPEILAKQRIPQRLVTKDIWRDRFEDISAMERYLARNGTVILKFFLNVSKEEQRERFLERLEEPAKNWKFSMADIGERKLWAKYQAAYQDLIRHTSTKQAPWHIVPADHKWFARVVIGSAIVSALDRLDLHFPKVDKADRSEFKQVREALLAEGKGTKK; translated from the coding sequence ATGAGCAAAAAATCCTCGCAGCCGTTGGCTGATGAACTGAAGCCCCATGTCGCCCCGTTCCGCTACGACGGCTCAGGCGAGTTTCACCTGAAGTCGCACAAGACCAACGAGAGGGGCGGCCTCGACAAGGACAAGGCGACCAAAATCATCGAGGCCAATCGCGAGCGCCTGAATGATTTCCAGGAAAAGCTCTACGCGCAGGACCGCTGGTCGCTGCTCTTGATCTTCCAGGGCATGGACGCCGCCGGCAAGGACAGTGCGATCAAGAGCGTGTTCGAAGGCGTCAATCCGCAGGGCTGCGAGGTCACCGCGTTCAAGCAGCCGTCGACGAAGGAGCTCGATCACGATTTCCTTTGGCGCAGCATGATCGCGCTGCCGGAGCGCGGCCGGATCGGCATCTTCAATCGCTCCCATTACGAGGAATGCCTGGTGGTGCGGGTCCACCCGGAGATTCTCGCCAAGCAAAGGATTCCGCAGCGGCTGGTGACCAAGGACATCTGGCGCGATCGATTCGAGGACATCTCCGCGATGGAGCGCTACCTCGCGCGCAACGGCACCGTGATCCTGAAATTCTTCCTCAATGTCTCGAAGGAGGAACAGCGCGAGCGCTTCCTGGAGCGGCTGGAGGAGCCGGCCAAGAACTGGAAGTTCTCGATGGCCGATATCGGCGAGCGCAAGCTGTGGGCAAAGTACCAGGCCGCCTATCAGGACCTGATCCGCCACACCTCGACGAAGCAGGCGCCGTGGCACATCGTGCCGGCCGACCACAAATGGTTCGCGCGCGTGGTGATCGGCTCGGCAATCGTCAGCGCGCTCGACAGGCTCGATCTGCATTTCCCGAAAGTCGACAAGGCCGATCGCAGCGAATTCAAGCAGGTGCGCGAGGCGTTGCTGGCGGAGGGGAAGGGGACGAAGAAGTAG